One uncultured Pseudodesulfovibrio sp. genomic window carries:
- the dsrB gene encoding dissimilatory-type sulfite reductase subunit beta: MAFISSGYDPSKPMEGRISDIGPRHFGEYLPPVIKENFGKWDYHEIIEPGILLHVAQSGDKTYTVRAGTARLMSVTHIREICDIADKFSGGYVRFTTRNNLEFQVETEEAAKELKAFLNDQKFPGGAYKFPVGGTGAGVTNIVHTQGWVHCHTPATDASGTVKATMDVVFDDFTDMKLPAPVRISMACCLNMCGAVHCSDIAILGIHRKPPLIDHKFLDNLCEIPLAVAACPTGAVRPSKVELDGETYKTVAIKEERCMFCGNCYTMCPSLPLSDGEGDGIAIMVGGKISNRITKPAFSKVVVPFVPNEPPRWPTLTKVIKKILDTYAEDANKYERLGDWANRIGWERFFEKCDLPFSEHLIDDFRDPAYYTWRQTTQFKW, from the coding sequence ATGGCTTTTATTTCTTCTGGGTACGATCCCTCCAAACCGATGGAAGGTCGGATTTCCGACATCGGACCTCGTCACTTCGGCGAGTACCTGCCCCCGGTTATCAAAGAGAACTTTGGTAAGTGGGACTACCATGAGATCATCGAGCCCGGCATCCTGCTGCACGTGGCCCAGTCCGGCGACAAGACCTACACCGTCCGCGCCGGTACCGCCCGCCTGATGTCCGTTACTCATATCCGTGAAATCTGCGACATCGCCGACAAGTTCTCTGGCGGTTACGTCCGTTTCACCACTCGTAACAACCTCGAGTTCCAGGTCGAGACCGAAGAGGCCGCCAAGGAACTGAAGGCCTTCCTGAACGACCAGAAGTTCCCCGGTGGAGCTTACAAGTTCCCGGTCGGCGGCACCGGCGCTGGTGTGACGAACATCGTCCACACCCAGGGTTGGGTCCACTGCCACACCCCGGCTACTGACGCTTCCGGTACCGTTAAGGCCACCATGGACGTCGTCTTCGACGACTTCACCGACATGAAGCTGCCCGCTCCGGTGCGCATCTCCATGGCTTGCTGCCTGAACATGTGCGGCGCGGTGCACTGCTCCGATATCGCCATTCTCGGTATTCACCGCAAACCGCCCCTTATCGACCACAAGTTCCTCGACAACCTGTGCGAGATTCCCCTGGCCGTGGCCGCCTGCCCCACCGGTGCAGTCCGTCCGTCCAAGGTTGAGCTCGATGGCGAGACCTACAAGACCGTCGCCATTAAGGAAGAGCGCTGCATGTTCTGCGGTAACTGCTACACCATGTGTCCGTCTCTGCCGCTGTCCGATGGTGAAGGCGACGGTATCGCCATCATGGTCGGTGGTAAGATCTCCAACCGTATCACCAAGCCCGCCTTCTCTAAGGTCGTGGTTCCCTTCGTGCCCAACGAGCCGCCTCGCTGGCCCACGCTGACCAAGGTGATCAAGAAGATCCTCGACACCTACGCTGAAGATGCCAACAAGTACGAGCGTCTGGGCGACTGGGCCAACCGCATCGGTTGGGAACGTTTCTTCGAAAAGTGCGACCTGCCCTTCAGCGAGCACCTGATCGATGACTTCCGTGATCCGGCGTACTACACCTGGCGCCAGACCACCCAGTTCAAGTGGTAA
- a CDS encoding YkgJ family cysteine cluster protein has product MQIQNTNEPQCRCCGKCCREGGPALHKQDMTLIQDGTIPLADIVTLRVGEWVYDQPRQEILPLTEEMLKIKGRDGTWTCLYLSPESSLCSVYDTRPAECEALFCEDTAPLQAMYGKDRLSRTDLLPEGHPLLDLMAEHDRRCSPSQMEKLAKAAREGDREAGETLKEMVVYDMEMRRLVPERSGMPAELNDFLFGRPLRVLLGAMNIKVYNTGDTVRFNFQA; this is encoded by the coding sequence TTGCAAATTCAAAACACTAATGAACCGCAGTGTCGATGTTGCGGCAAGTGCTGCCGGGAAGGCGGCCCAGCCCTCCACAAACAGGACATGACGCTCATCCAGGACGGCACCATTCCGCTGGCCGACATCGTCACGTTGCGCGTTGGGGAATGGGTCTACGACCAGCCTCGACAGGAGATCCTGCCGCTTACGGAAGAGATGCTCAAGATCAAGGGGCGTGACGGGACCTGGACCTGCCTCTACCTGAGCCCGGAGAGCAGTCTCTGTTCAGTATATGATACCCGCCCCGCAGAGTGCGAGGCCTTGTTTTGCGAGGACACCGCTCCGCTTCAGGCCATGTACGGCAAAGACCGTCTCAGTCGCACAGACTTGCTGCCCGAGGGACACCCCCTGCTCGACCTGATGGCCGAACACGATCGACGCTGTTCCCCCTCCCAAATGGAGAAACTGGCCAAGGCGGCTCGCGAAGGCGACCGCGAAGCCGGAGAAACCCTCAAGGAAATGGTCGTCTACGACATGGAGATGCGCCGCCTCGTACCGGAACGATCCGGTATGCCCGCCGAGCTGAACGATTTTCTTTTCGGCCGCCCCTTGCGGGTGCTGCTCGGCGCCATGAACATCAAGGTCTACAATACGGGCGACACGGTCCGCTTCAACTTCCAAGCCTAG
- a CDS encoding heme-binding protein yields MRKLVFSAVLALSIALFALPAMAEGPVKTLPGDITLAQARVVLDAALKKAVETKVPSNIAVVDAGGNLKAFYRQEDAFLGSIDISIKKAVTARYFNMSTRTLGAASVPGQPLYGIEASNDGLILFAGGVLLVDKNNVIVGAVGVSGGSVDEDEVIAKAGAAALLK; encoded by the coding sequence ATGCGTAAGCTCGTTTTTTCCGCTGTTCTCGCCCTTTCCATCGCACTCTTTGCCCTGCCTGCCATGGCCGAGGGTCCGGTCAAGACCCTGCCCGGCGACATCACCCTGGCCCAGGCCCGGGTCGTCCTGGACGCCGCCCTGAAAAAGGCCGTTGAGACCAAAGTGCCCTCGAACATCGCCGTCGTGGACGCCGGTGGCAACCTCAAGGCCTTCTACCGCCAGGAAGATGCCTTCCTCGGTAGCATCGACATTTCCATCAAGAAGGCTGTGACGGCCCGCTACTTCAACATGTCCACCCGTACTCTGGGCGCCGCGTCCGTTCCCGGTCAGCCCCTGTACGGCATCGAGGCCAGCAATGACGGCCTGATCCTGTTCGCGGGCGGCGTGCTGCTCGTGGACAAGAACAACGTCATCGTCGGCGCCGTGGGCGTGTCCGGCGGTTCCGTGGACGAGGACGAGGTGATCGCCAAGGCCGGCGCCGCCGCGCTGCTCAAGTAG
- a CDS encoding cobyrinate a,c-diamide synthase, which yields MSDSIPRILLAGLSGGTGKTIVSLACTRAFTRRGRVVAPFKKGPDYIDAQWLALAARRSCSNLDPFFHSREVIRSLFFHRSAGTDLSLIEGNRGLFDGMDEQGSCSSSELARMLDCPVVLAIDCTKMTRTVAAIVQGCVGFEPGLNLAGVIFNRTAGERHRAILRRSMETYCDVPVLGMLPKMKNPIPERHMGLMSDQEYDGSAHLDRLADAAAEWLDLDALLGVADAAPDFGPAPAPVFPGAPAEKKARIGYVHDAALWFYYPENLEALEHAGAELVRLSLLDGEPWPEIDGLYLGGGFPEVFAERIAANMPALKYLRSLAESGMPIYAECGGFMVLCDQLEIDGKSHRMAGVFPLTTSFCPRPQGLGYTEAEVVEDTVFFPRGERVLGHEFHYSMCVSDGAAELRHGLRMIRGQGSALGRDGFLHKNTWAGYNHIHALAVPGWAERFVAAAAARRGGGR from the coding sequence GTGTCCGATTCCATCCCCCGCATACTCCTTGCCGGACTGTCCGGCGGCACCGGGAAGACCATTGTCTCCCTGGCCTGCACCCGCGCCTTCACGCGTCGGGGGCGCGTGGTCGCGCCGTTCAAGAAAGGTCCGGACTACATCGACGCCCAGTGGCTCGCCCTGGCTGCGCGGCGGTCCTGCTCCAATCTTGATCCTTTTTTCCATTCCCGCGAGGTCATCCGGTCCCTCTTCTTCCACCGTTCCGCCGGAACCGACCTGAGCCTCATCGAGGGAAACCGTGGGCTTTTCGACGGCATGGACGAGCAGGGCTCCTGCTCCAGCTCGGAGTTGGCCCGTATGCTCGACTGCCCGGTGGTGCTGGCCATCGACTGCACCAAGATGACCCGCACCGTGGCCGCCATTGTTCAGGGCTGCGTCGGGTTCGAGCCGGGGTTGAATCTTGCCGGGGTCATCTTCAACCGCACGGCAGGAGAGCGGCACCGCGCCATATTGCGCCGGTCCATGGAGACCTACTGCGATGTGCCGGTGTTGGGCATGCTGCCCAAGATGAAGAATCCCATCCCGGAGCGGCACATGGGGCTGATGTCTGACCAGGAATACGATGGTTCCGCGCATCTGGACCGGTTGGCCGACGCCGCCGCCGAGTGGTTGGACCTGGACGCCTTGCTTGGTGTTGCGGATGCGGCTCCGGACTTCGGGCCTGCCCCCGCTCCTGTTTTTCCCGGCGCTCCGGCGGAAAAGAAGGCCCGCATCGGCTACGTGCATGACGCGGCCCTGTGGTTTTACTATCCTGAAAATCTCGAAGCGCTGGAACATGCCGGCGCCGAACTGGTTCGGTTGAGCCTGTTGGATGGAGAGCCCTGGCCCGAGATCGACGGGCTCTATCTCGGCGGAGGGTTTCCTGAGGTCTTTGCCGAGCGGATAGCGGCGAACATGCCCGCGCTCAAATACCTGCGCTCTCTGGCCGAATCCGGCATGCCCATCTATGCCGAGTGCGGCGGGTTCATGGTCCTGTGCGATCAGCTTGAGATCGACGGGAAAAGCCATCGAATGGCCGGCGTCTTTCCTTTGACCACATCTTTCTGCCCCCGACCGCAGGGTTTGGGATACACCGAAGCCGAAGTGGTTGAGGATACGGTTTTCTTTCCCCGGGGCGAGCGCGTCCTGGGACACGAATTTCATTATTCCATGTGCGTATCGGACGGCGCGGCAGAGCTGCGCCACGGTCTGCGCATGATCCGCGGTCAGGGCAGCGCGCTCGGCCGCGACGGTTTCCTGCACAAGAACACCTGGGCCGGGTACAACCATATCCACGCCCTGGCCGTGCCCGGCTGGGCAGAACGATTCGTCGCCGCAGCCGCCGCCCGCCGGGGAGGGGGGCGGTAA
- a CDS encoding MFS transporter has product MSPNLEQVVNKTRLRLIPFMLMLYILAFLDRANIGFAKASYQLDTGLGDGAFALGAGIFFVAYAFLGVPANLLMRKFGARAWIGGTTLVWGVLSASMGYADQEWKFLLVRSLLGAAEAGFFPGMIYLTSQWFPQRSRAGIMGLFYMGAPLALTLGSPLSGALLEMHGFLGHPGWYWMFVIEGALALIAGVATFLYLDNSPEEARFLAPEERALLADTLKAEESTKATSKISDAIRRWPVWHLAIVYMIIQISVYGLVFYLPTQVAALLGTSVGFKVSLVAAIPWIAALFGTYYIPRYSDRTGERRITAAMTLLVAGLGLGISAFASPGVAIIALCFAAAGFIAVQPVFWTMPTSILSGAALAAGIGFTNMFGAFGGFLAPNIKAQADIFFGNHMAGLITLAIITVCGSLAILALRTKKAPQPVPSES; this is encoded by the coding sequence ATGTCACCAAACTTGGAGCAGGTTGTCAATAAAACCCGCCTGCGCCTCATCCCCTTCATGTTGATGCTCTATATCCTGGCCTTCCTCGACCGGGCGAACATCGGTTTCGCCAAGGCGTCCTATCAGTTGGACACCGGGTTGGGCGACGGAGCCTTCGCTCTGGGCGCCGGGATATTCTTCGTGGCCTACGCCTTTTTGGGCGTACCCGCCAACCTGCTCATGCGTAAATTCGGCGCCCGCGCCTGGATCGGCGGCACGACCCTCGTCTGGGGCGTCCTGTCCGCATCCATGGGCTACGCCGACCAGGAGTGGAAGTTTCTTCTCGTTCGCAGCCTGCTCGGCGCGGCCGAGGCCGGTTTCTTCCCGGGCATGATCTACCTGACCTCGCAATGGTTCCCGCAGCGCAGCCGCGCGGGCATCATGGGGCTGTTCTACATGGGCGCGCCCCTGGCCCTGACTCTGGGCTCGCCCCTGTCCGGGGCCCTGCTCGAGATGCACGGCTTCCTGGGACATCCGGGCTGGTACTGGATGTTCGTCATCGAAGGCGCTCTGGCCCTTATCGCCGGTGTCGCGACCTTCCTGTACCTGGACAACAGCCCTGAGGAGGCCCGGTTCCTGGCTCCCGAGGAGCGGGCGCTGCTGGCCGACACCCTGAAGGCCGAGGAAAGCACCAAGGCGACTTCGAAGATCAGCGACGCCATCCGGCGCTGGCCCGTGTGGCACCTGGCCATTGTCTACATGATCATCCAGATCAGCGTGTACGGCCTGGTCTTCTACCTGCCCACCCAGGTTGCCGCCCTGCTGGGTACCTCGGTCGGCTTCAAGGTCTCTCTGGTGGCCGCGATCCCGTGGATTGCCGCGCTGTTCGGCACCTACTACATCCCGCGCTACTCCGACCGCACCGGCGAGCGGCGGATCACCGCCGCCATGACGCTGCTCGTGGCCGGTCTCGGACTGGGTATTTCGGCCTTCGCCTCTCCGGGCGTGGCCATCATCGCCCTGTGCTTCGCGGCCGCCGGATTCATCGCCGTGCAGCCCGTGTTCTGGACCATGCCCACCAGCATCCTGTCCGGCGCGGCCCTGGCTGCCGGTATCGGTTTCACCAACATGTTCGGCGCGTTCGGTGGCTTCCTGGCCCCGAACATCAAGGCCCAGGCCGACATCTTCTTCGGGAACCACATGGCCGGTCTGATCACGCTTGCGATCATCACCGTGTGCGGCTCCTTGGCCATCTTGGCCCTCCGTACGAAGAAGGCCCCCCAACCCGTGCCCAGCGAAAGCTAG
- a CDS encoding dissimilatory sulfite reductase D family protein gives MVLDPEAGKAEILKFCEEKSKSKTKFYFNDFTKLFPDEKSRAVKKLLTQLVQEEKMVFWSSGSTTMYGLAGVGKQAASEGED, from the coding sequence ATGGTACTCGATCCCGAAGCTGGAAAAGCTGAAATACTCAAATTCTGCGAAGAGAAGTCCAAGAGCAAGACCAAGTTCTACTTCAACGACTTCACCAAGCTGTTCCCGGATGAGAAGAGCCGCGCCGTCAAGAAGCTCCTGACCCAGTTGGTTCAGGAAGAGAAGATGGTGTTCTGGTCCTCCGGGTCCACCACCATGTACGGCCTGGCCGGTGTCGGCAAGCAGGCCGCTTCCGAGGGCGAAGATTAA
- a CDS encoding zinc ABC transporter substrate-binding protein, producing the protein MKVFGLMKKVLPVVLGLMVAWAGPALAGTKVRAFVSILPQKYFVERIGGDLVDVDVLVLPGANPHMYEPSPRQMTALTKAQVYFAIGVNLEDVWLPKLADANRGMLVVRTQEGVKKIPMVAHHHEEEEHEAMQGEHEEEEHEHGILDPHIWLDPVRVELIAQNTCAGLIKVDPAHKADYEANLSVFLSDLAQLNKSINESLASLPAHKRTFMVFHPSWGYFAKRYGLTQVAIEAGGSEPSPRHLAEIIEHGRELGASVVFVQPQFSRRSAEVIASELDAKVVQLDPLAEDWPGNLRHAADAFVQALR; encoded by the coding sequence ATGAAGGTGTTCGGTCTGATGAAAAAAGTGCTCCCCGTGGTTCTCGGGCTGATGGTGGCCTGGGCCGGTCCGGCCCTGGCCGGAACCAAAGTGCGGGCGTTCGTGTCCATTTTGCCGCAGAAGTATTTCGTGGAGCGCATCGGCGGCGATCTGGTGGACGTGGACGTTCTGGTCCTTCCCGGGGCCAATCCGCATATGTACGAGCCTTCGCCGAGACAGATGACCGCGTTGACCAAGGCGCAGGTCTATTTCGCAATCGGCGTGAACCTTGAAGATGTCTGGCTGCCCAAACTCGCCGACGCCAACCGTGGCATGCTCGTGGTCCGGACCCAGGAGGGCGTGAAGAAGATACCCATGGTCGCCCATCACCACGAAGAGGAAGAGCACGAGGCCATGCAGGGAGAGCACGAAGAGGAAGAGCATGAGCACGGCATTCTCGACCCGCATATCTGGCTGGACCCCGTCCGTGTCGAGCTCATCGCGCAAAACACCTGCGCCGGACTTATCAAGGTCGATCCCGCCCATAAGGCCGATTACGAAGCGAATCTGTCGGTTTTCCTGAGTGATTTGGCGCAACTGAACAAGTCCATCAACGAGAGTCTGGCCAGCTTGCCGGCACACAAGCGGACTTTCATGGTCTTTCATCCGTCCTGGGGCTATTTCGCCAAGCGGTACGGCCTGACCCAGGTGGCCATCGAAGCGGGGGGCAGTGAGCCCAGCCCGCGCCATCTGGCTGAGATCATCGAGCACGGCCGGGAACTGGGAGCGAGCGTTGTCTTTGTCCAGCCGCAGTTCTCACGGCGCAGCGCCGAGGTCATCGCTTCTGAGCTCGACGCCAAGGTGGTCCAGCTGGATCCCCTTGCCGAGGATTGGCCCGGCAACCTGCGGCATGCTGCCGACGCCTTTGTCCAGGCCCTGCGCTGA
- a CDS encoding aldolase/citrate lyase family protein: MIPKNKFKEAIAKGEVLYGLWLSTASPYMAELAAGSDYDWLLIDGEHAPNTIQTVLGQLQAVAPYPAHPVVRPLEGDTALLKQVLDIGAQTVLVPMVDTAEDAKRMVAALRYPPNGQRGVGASIARASRWGRVSNYMAEAEKELCLLVQVESRAALGNLDEIMAVEGVDGVFIGPADLSASMGHPDDAGHPEVQTAIEDCLRRIRAAGKAAGTLCTDPVAARKCIEWGANFVAVAVDTVSYVEALDAALAPFKPTDAADKKQGY, translated from the coding sequence ATGATACCCAAGAACAAATTCAAAGAGGCTATCGCCAAAGGAGAGGTGCTGTACGGCCTGTGGCTCAGCACCGCCTCTCCCTACATGGCCGAACTGGCGGCCGGATCCGATTACGATTGGCTGCTCATAGACGGCGAACACGCCCCGAACACGATACAGACCGTGCTCGGCCAGTTGCAGGCCGTGGCACCGTATCCGGCCCATCCCGTGGTCCGGCCCCTGGAAGGGGATACGGCCCTGCTCAAGCAGGTTCTCGACATCGGCGCGCAGACCGTGCTGGTCCCCATGGTGGACACTGCCGAGGACGCCAAACGCATGGTCGCGGCCCTGCGTTATCCGCCCAACGGCCAGCGCGGCGTGGGGGCGAGCATCGCCCGGGCGTCCCGCTGGGGCCGTGTCAGCAACTACATGGCCGAGGCCGAGAAGGAACTCTGCCTGCTGGTGCAGGTGGAAAGCCGTGCCGCCCTGGGCAACCTGGATGAAATCATGGCGGTCGAGGGCGTGGACGGCGTGTTCATCGGCCCGGCCGACCTGTCTGCATCCATGGGGCACCCGGACGATGCCGGACACCCCGAAGTCCAGACCGCCATCGAGGATTGCCTGAGGCGCATTCGCGCGGCGGGCAAGGCTGCCGGTACCTTGTGCACGGACCCGGTCGCGGCCCGCAAGTGCATCGAGTGGGGCGCCAACTTCGTGGCCGTCGCCGTGGACACCGTGTCCTACGTCGAGGCCCTGGACGCGGCTCTGGCTCCGTTCAAGCCGACCGACGCAGCGGACAAGAAACAGGGCTATTAG
- the dsrA gene encoding dissimilatory-type sulfite reductase subunit alpha encodes MAKHKTPLLDQLESGPWPSFVSDIKQEADARAKNEKGLDYQIPVDCPDDLLGVLEMSYTDGETHWKHGGIVGVFGYGGGVIGRYCDQPEMFPGVAHFHTVRVAQPNGKWYNTELLRNLVNIWDLRGSGLTNMHGATGDIVFLGTTTPQLEEIFWELTHDLEIDLGGSGSNLRTPATCLGMSRCEYACYDSQELCYNLTQEYQDELHRPAFPYKFKFKFDGCPNGCVAAIARSDLSFIGTWKDQIKVDQEAVAAYVGGEIAPNAGAHAGRDWGAFDIQKEVVDLCPSKCISYDGKLTIDDKECVRCMHCINTMPRALKIGDERGCSILCGAKAPILDGPQMGSLLVPFIEVNKDDDYQAIKDIIENVWDWWMEEGKNRERIGETMKRLGMAALIDAAGVPVDARQVQEPRHNPYIFWKAEDVEGGWERDINDFRKRHQR; translated from the coding sequence ATGGCGAAACACAAAACTCCTCTGTTGGATCAGCTGGAAAGCGGCCCGTGGCCCAGCTTCGTATCCGACATTAAACAGGAGGCTGACGCTCGAGCCAAGAACGAGAAGGGTCTGGATTACCAGATCCCCGTCGATTGTCCCGACGATTTGCTGGGTGTTCTCGAAATGTCGTACACCGACGGTGAAACCCACTGGAAACACGGCGGCATCGTCGGTGTCTTCGGTTACGGCGGCGGTGTTATCGGCCGTTACTGTGACCAGCCCGAGATGTTCCCCGGCGTCGCTCACTTCCACACTGTCCGCGTGGCTCAGCCCAACGGCAAGTGGTACAACACCGAGCTGCTGCGCAACCTGGTCAACATTTGGGACCTTCGCGGTTCCGGTCTGACCAACATGCACGGCGCCACCGGCGACATCGTGTTCCTGGGCACCACCACCCCGCAGCTCGAGGAAATCTTCTGGGAACTGACCCACGACCTCGAGATCGACCTCGGCGGCTCTGGCTCCAACCTGCGTACCCCGGCCACCTGCCTCGGCATGTCCCGTTGTGAGTACGCCTGTTACGACTCTCAGGAGCTGTGCTACAACCTGACCCAGGAATACCAGGACGAGCTGCATCGCCCGGCGTTCCCCTACAAGTTCAAGTTCAAGTTCGACGGTTGCCCCAACGGTTGCGTTGCCGCTATCGCTCGTTCCGACCTTTCCTTCATCGGTACCTGGAAAGACCAGATCAAGGTCGACCAGGAAGCCGTTGCCGCCTACGTTGGCGGTGAGATCGCTCCTAACGCCGGTGCCCACGCGGGCCGCGACTGGGGCGCGTTCGACATCCAGAAGGAAGTCGTTGACCTGTGTCCGTCCAAGTGCATTTCCTACGATGGCAAGCTGACCATCGACGACAAGGAATGTGTCCGTTGCATGCACTGCATCAACACCATGCCTCGCGCTCTGAAGATCGGTGACGAACGCGGCTGCTCCATCCTGTGTGGCGCCAAGGCCCCGATCCTCGACGGTCCCCAGATGGGTTCCCTGCTCGTGCCTTTCATCGAAGTCAACAAGGACGACGATTACCAGGCCATCAAGGACATCATTGAGAACGTTTGGGATTGGTGGATGGAAGAAGGCAAGAACCGTGAGCGCATCGGTGAAACCATGAAGCGTCTGGGCATGGCTGCCCTGATCGACGCCGCTGGTGTCCCCGTTGACGCCCGTCAGGTCCAGGAGCCTCGCCACAACCCCTACATCTTCTGGAAAGCCGAAGATGTCGAAGGCGGTTGGGAACGCGATATCAACGATTTCCGCAAGCGCCACCAGCGCTAA
- the rhmD gene encoding L-rhamnonate dehydratase encodes MILPKIKEIRAYYCGGATAKAAGGGGDYHDQAGGHWIDDHIATPMSKYKKYEQSRQSFGINVLGTLIVEVEADNGVTGFAISTGGEMGCFIVEKHLNRFIEGRCVSDIKLIHDQMINSTMYYAGSGGIVMNTISCVDLALWDLYGKVLDMPVYKLLGGAVRDEIQFYATGARPDAAKEMGFIGGKMPTHWGPHDGDEGIRKDAAMVAEYREKCGPDFWLMLDCWMSQDVNYAVKLAHACAPYNLKWIEECFPPQQFDSYRELKRQAPAGMMVTTGEHHGTIQSFATLSETGVDIMQPDVGWCGGLTTLTEIAAIAKSHGQLVVPHGSSVYSHHAVITFTNTPFSEYLMTSPDCLEVRPQFHPLLVNEPVPENGRITKETLDKPGFGVELNRECDLVRPHKH; translated from the coding sequence ATGATTCTTCCGAAGATCAAGGAAATCAGAGCCTACTATTGCGGCGGCGCCACGGCCAAGGCCGCCGGTGGAGGCGGTGATTACCACGACCAGGCCGGCGGGCACTGGATCGATGACCACATCGCCACGCCCATGAGCAAATACAAGAAGTACGAGCAGTCCCGCCAGTCCTTCGGCATCAATGTGCTGGGCACGCTGATCGTCGAAGTGGAGGCGGACAACGGGGTGACCGGTTTCGCCATCTCCACGGGCGGCGAGATGGGCTGCTTCATCGTCGAGAAGCACCTCAACCGTTTCATCGAGGGCCGCTGCGTCAGCGACATCAAGCTGATCCACGACCAGATGATCAACTCTACCATGTACTACGCCGGTTCCGGCGGCATCGTCATGAACACCATCTCCTGCGTGGATCTGGCCCTCTGGGACCTCTACGGCAAGGTGCTCGACATGCCGGTCTACAAGCTGCTCGGCGGCGCTGTTCGCGACGAGATCCAGTTCTACGCCACGGGTGCACGCCCGGATGCGGCCAAGGAAATGGGCTTTATCGGCGGCAAGATGCCGACCCACTGGGGTCCGCATGACGGCGACGAAGGCATCCGCAAGGACGCGGCCATGGTGGCCGAGTACCGTGAAAAGTGCGGCCCGGACTTCTGGCTGATGCTCGATTGCTGGATGAGCCAGGACGTCAACTACGCGGTCAAGCTGGCCCACGCCTGCGCTCCCTACAATCTGAAATGGATCGAGGAGTGCTTCCCCCCGCAGCAGTTTGACAGCTACCGCGAGCTCAAGCGTCAGGCCCCGGCCGGAATGATGGTCACCACCGGCGAACACCACGGCACCATCCAGTCCTTCGCCACCCTGTCCGAGACCGGCGTGGACATCATGCAGCCGGACGTCGGCTGGTGCGGCGGTTTGACCACCCTGACCGAGATTGCGGCCATCGCCAAGTCCCACGGACAGCTGGTCGTGCCCCACGGTTCCTCGGTCTACTCGCACCACGCGGTGATCACCTTCACCAACACCCCGTTCAGCGAGTACCTGATGACCAGCCCGGACTGCCTCGAAGTGCGGCCCCAGTTCCATCCGCTGCTGGTCAATGAGCCGGTGCCCGAAAACGGACGGATCACCAAGGAAACCCTGGACAAGCCCGGTTTCGGCGTTGAGCTGAATCGTGAGTGCGACCTGGTTCGGCCCCACAAACACTAG
- a CDS encoding Fur family transcriptional regulator translates to MTVHDTAGTAREFLEQTGLEPTLNRILVLSAVADGLRPMTAAEVHAEILREHRINRVTVYRILDLLAEKGAVNRFSTTERAQHYCVGRNHSHFHCTGCGRVQCIDNEKLHFDETAVANALNLAVSHVDLHLEGLCPACARAAG, encoded by the coding sequence ATGACTGTGCACGATACAGCCGGAACCGCCCGGGAATTCCTGGAGCAAACCGGCCTGGAACCGACCCTCAACCGTATCCTTGTGTTGTCCGCCGTGGCTGACGGGTTGCGCCCCATGACCGCCGCCGAGGTCCACGCCGAAATCCTGCGGGAGCACCGTATCAACCGGGTCACGGTCTACCGCATACTCGATCTGCTGGCCGAAAAGGGTGCGGTCAATCGCTTCAGCACCACCGAGCGCGCCCAACACTATTGCGTGGGCCGTAATCACAGCCACTTCCATTGCACCGGCTGCGGCCGCGTACAGTGTATCGACAACGAAAAACTCCACTTCGATGAAACCGCCGTGGCCAATGCCCTCAATCTGGCCGTCAGCCACGTCGATCTCCATCTCGAAGGTCTCTGCCCCGCCTGCGCCCGCGCTGCGGGGTAA